In Nicotiana tabacum cultivar K326 chromosome 19, ASM71507v2, whole genome shotgun sequence, one DNA window encodes the following:
- the LOC107796047 gene encoding F-box protein CPR1-like has protein sequence MAEGITYKFPKDVVIYIILKLPIKSVLQFKCVSKSWYTLMQSSIFINLHLNRTTTADDEIILFKRSFKEEANQFRSIMSFLSSCDDNDDFYHVSPDLDVPYLTTTTSCVFHRFMGPCRGLIVLCRGLIVLMDKVTTVLFNPSTRNYRLLKPSPFGSPLGFHRSINGLAFGFDKIANKYKIVRLAEVRGEPPFYCFTTREWRVEVYELSTDSWREVDDVDQQLPYVHWNPCAELFYKGTSHWFGNTNTVVILCFDMSTETFRNIKMPDTCHSKDRKCYGLVVMKDSLTLICYPYPGCEIYPAIDFMEIWVMKEYGVNESWSKKYTITPLAIESPLAIWKEHILFLQSISGHLISYDLNSDEVKELGLHGWPESLRVTIYKESLTLILKGSEHCIEVQ, from the coding sequence ATGGCAGAGGGAATTACGTACAAATTTCCCAAAGATGTGGTGATCTATATAATTTTGAAGCTTCCAATAAAATCTGTTTTGCAATTCAAATGTGTCTCTAAATCATGGTACACTCTCATGCAATCATCGATATTCATCAATCTTCATCTGAATCGTACCaccactgccgatgatgaaatcATTCTCTTCAAGCGCTCCTTTAAAGAAGAAGCCAACCAATTTAGAAGTATCATGTCTTTCCTATCTAGTTGTGATGACAATGATGATTTTTACCATGTTTCTCCAGATCTAGATGTTCCATATTTGACTACCACTACTTCTTGTGTTTTTCACAGATTCATGGGCCCTTGTCGTGGTTTAATTGTTTTATGTCGTGGTTTAATTGTTTTAATGGATAAAGTAACTACAGTATTATTTAACCCATCTACTAGAAATTATAGGCTATTGAAACCTAGCCCTTTTGGTAGTCCACTGGGTTTCCATCGTTCCATTAACGGTCTTGCTTTTGGTTTTGACAAGATTGCAAATAAATACAAGATCGTTAGGCTTGCAGAAGTTCGTGGGGAACCTCCTTTCTATTGCTTTACTACGAGAGAGTGGAGAGTTGAGGTTTATGAATTGAGTACTGATTCATGGAGAGAGGTAGATGATGTGGATCAACAGTTGCCTTATGTGCATTGGAATCCTTGTGCCGAGTTGTTTTACAAAGGGACCTCTCATTGGTTTGGAAACACAAATACAGTTGTAATTCTTTGTTTTGACATGAGTACCGAGACTTTTCGCAATATTAAAATGCCTGATACTTGTCATTCCAAAGACAGGAAGTGTTATGGGCTCGTAGTCATGAAAGATTCTTTAACGTTGATTTGTTACCCCTATCCAGGGTGTGAAATTTATCCAGCAATAGATTTCATGGAGATTTGGGTAATGAAGGAGTACGGTGTGAACGAGTCTTGGAGTAAGAAATACACAATTACACCTCTCGCGATAGAATCACCGTTGGCAATTTGGAAGGAGCATATATTGTTTCTTCAAAGCATAAGTGGACATTTGATTTCCTATGATCTTAATTCTGATGAAGTCAAGGAATTAGGCTTGCATGGTTGGCCTGAAAGTTTGAGAGTAACAATTTACAAGGAAAGCTTGACTTTAATTCTAAAAGGAAGCGAGCATTGTATAGAAGTTCAATAA